In Armatimonadota bacterium, the following proteins share a genomic window:
- the murG gene encoding UDP-N-acetylglucosamine--N-acetylmuramyl-(pentapeptide) pyrophosphoryl-undecaprenol N-acetylglucosamine transferase — translation MSIAEALRESGVNDIAFAGREDGIEGRVVPALGWRFYAIQALPLRRSLAPAAIGALLRTVHTAHHILRGFAPDVVVATGGYVAAGIVLAQVLRRGKIVLHEQNAIPGRANRWLARWARRVCITFESTARYFGRSPCVHTGLPVRKELLRARVERRLACESLGLDPAGRTLFIIGGSQGARTLNGWALEILPSLQQAGVRVIHQVGERNVMEFEQYSQSASYRWFGFMDAQTLGYALSAADLMLSRAGASTLNEIAVFGKPAVFVPYPYAYADHQWHNAQELARRGGAVVFRESELDVPNLLAILLELLSDERRLQQMGEVNRRWSREDAAERVVQQVMEVAAQP, via the coding sequence GTGAGTATCGCCGAGGCGTTGCGTGAATCTGGTGTCAACGACATTGCCTTTGCGGGACGCGAGGATGGTATAGAGGGGCGCGTTGTCCCTGCGCTGGGGTGGCGTTTCTACGCCATCCAGGCGTTGCCGCTGCGGCGTTCACTGGCTCCCGCGGCGATAGGTGCGTTATTGCGTACGGTGCACACTGCCCACCACATTTTGCGTGGGTTCGCCCCGGACGTGGTAGTAGCAACAGGCGGATACGTGGCAGCGGGGATAGTGCTGGCGCAGGTTCTGCGTCGCGGGAAAATTGTGCTGCATGAACAGAACGCCATTCCAGGACGTGCTAATCGCTGGTTGGCACGATGGGCACGGCGGGTATGTATCACTTTCGAGAGCACCGCGCGCTACTTCGGAAGAAGCCCATGCGTGCACACCGGCTTGCCAGTTCGAAAGGAGCTGCTGAGGGCGCGCGTGGAGCGTCGTCTTGCCTGTGAATCTCTGGGGCTGGATCCCGCCGGACGAACACTTTTCATTATCGGAGGCAGTCAGGGAGCGCGCACGCTAAACGGATGGGCTCTGGAGATATTACCAAGCCTGCAGCAGGCAGGTGTGCGGGTGATACATCAGGTAGGCGAGCGCAACGTGATGGAGTTCGAACAGTACTCACAAAGTGCGAGCTACCGATGGTTCGGTTTCATGGACGCTCAGACATTGGGATACGCGCTGTCGGCGGCAGACCTGATGCTGTCGCGAGCGGGAGCATCCACGCTGAACGAAATCGCGGTGTTCGGTAAGCCGGCGGTGTTTGTGCCTTATCCATACGCGTACGCCGACCACCAGTGGCACAATGCGCAGGAGCTGGCAAGACGCGGCGGGGCAGTAGTGTTTCGTGAAAGCGAACTGGATGTCCCAAATCTGCTGGCAATCTTGCTGGAGTTGCTGAGCGATGAGCGCAGATTGCAACAGATGGGCGAAGTCAACCGCCGGTGGAGCAGGGAAGATGCTGCTGAACGAGTAGTTCAGCAGGTGATGGAGGTCGCAGCGCAACCATGA
- the rsmH gene encoding ribosomal RNA small subunit methyltransferase H, with protein sequence MMTMNSHTPVMVREVLQLLRPQPGEVFVDATVGLGGHSVEIAPRLIPGGWLIGIDRDPSALEVAARRLEQFSGAIRVTLVHADFRKLPQVLSARGLEGVDGVLYDLGVSSMQLDSAERGFSFRFDAPLDMRMDTTEGGITAADIVNRWSEVDLRQLIQEYGEEPAAARIARAIVQNRPILSTQQLAVLVAKTVGRRGGHIHPATRTFQALRIAVNRELDGLQEAIEQAIHCLLPGGRIVVLTYHSLEARAVKRALQRLSGKCVCPPYVPECQCGAKRLIRVLTPHALKPDAEEVARNPRSRSAQCRAAERLEV encoded by the coding sequence ATGATGACCATGAACAGCCATACGCCTGTAATGGTACGCGAGGTGTTGCAATTACTGCGCCCACAGCCGGGGGAGGTATTTGTAGATGCTACGGTGGGGCTGGGAGGGCATTCAGTGGAGATTGCTCCTCGCCTGATACCCGGAGGTTGGCTCATTGGTATTGACCGTGACCCAAGCGCGCTGGAGGTAGCGGCACGACGGCTGGAGCAGTTCAGTGGAGCCATACGTGTCACGCTGGTACATGCGGATTTTCGCAAGTTGCCGCAGGTGCTGAGCGCGCGCGGGTTAGAGGGAGTAGACGGAGTCCTGTACGACCTCGGCGTCAGCTCAATGCAACTGGATAGCGCGGAGCGCGGGTTCAGCTTCCGGTTCGATGCACCGCTGGATATGCGCATGGACACCACTGAGGGTGGTATTACCGCAGCAGATATTGTCAACCGCTGGAGCGAGGTGGATTTACGCCAACTGATCCAGGAGTATGGAGAAGAACCCGCTGCGGCGCGCATTGCCCGAGCCATTGTGCAGAACCGTCCGATACTCAGTACCCAGCAGCTCGCTGTGCTGGTAGCGAAGACAGTAGGGCGCCGGGGAGGGCATATTCATCCGGCAACGCGCACTTTTCAGGCGTTACGCATTGCGGTCAACCGAGAGCTGGATGGTTTGCAGGAGGCTATAGAGCAGGCGATCCATTGTTTGTTGCCGGGGGGGCGCATTGTAGTGCTGACCTATCATTCGTTGGAGGCGCGTGCGGTCAAGCGAGCTTTGCAGCGACTCAGCGGTAAGTGCGTTTGCCCACCTTATGTGCCTGAGTGCCAGTGTGGGGCGAAGCGACTAATACGGGTTCTCACTCCTCACGCGCTTAAGCCAGATGCAGAAGAGGTCGCTCGCAATCCGCGCTCTCGAAGCGCGCAGTGTCGCGCTGCCGAGAGGCTTGAAGTGTAA
- the murD gene encoding UDP-N-acetylmuramoylalanine--D-glutamate ligase: protein MNKEHWQNKYILVVGIGRSGYDAARALHALGAQVTACDAGLPPMAEDLAELGVSVLTRWQAGLPEQHYDLVVTSPGVPVDNPVLQEAVQRGIPVWSEVELAYHLSKAPIIGVTGTNGKSTTAALIAHILNTAGYRAVLCGNIAAEGMERTLTDAAFLSQPEEILVAEVSSFQLEWVHEFRPHVGVWTTLSPDHLNRHTSFEEYGRIKARLFRRQTEIDFAVVPGDNTLIRGLIKTQAKYIYFSHQNININADRMVWCDATGVYLKNGEGDRRLCSIEHYHLRGEHNRRNLAAAVAACLPWNIANNYLEEAVSTFRPLPHRMEWVAEIAGVQYINNSMCTNLEAVEESLKAVPAPVVLIMGGVDKSYSAFEKLVPLLQQKARAVVLIGADAMRIENRLRVAGWEHNVRCDSLEEAVLCARDLAHPGDWVMLSPGCASFDMFTGFQERGDTFRRIVHQLEGRNG, encoded by the coding sequence ATGAACAAAGAGCACTGGCAGAACAAATACATACTGGTAGTGGGTATTGGGCGAAGCGGTTACGATGCAGCACGGGCGCTTCACGCTCTCGGCGCGCAAGTTACTGCCTGCGACGCCGGTCTGCCGCCTATGGCGGAGGATCTGGCGGAACTGGGAGTAAGCGTATTGACCCGCTGGCAGGCAGGATTGCCTGAACAACATTATGACCTTGTGGTAACTAGCCCCGGGGTCCCTGTGGACAACCCTGTTTTGCAGGAGGCAGTTCAGAGGGGTATTCCCGTCTGGTCAGAGGTAGAGCTGGCATACCATCTCAGCAAGGCTCCCATTATCGGCGTCACCGGCACCAACGGCAAGAGTACCACCGCTGCCCTAATTGCGCATATTCTGAACACGGCGGGCTATCGTGCAGTGCTGTGCGGTAACATCGCAGCAGAAGGCATGGAGCGCACCCTAACTGATGCAGCATTTCTGTCGCAGCCCGAAGAGATTCTGGTAGCTGAAGTAAGCAGTTTCCAGCTGGAGTGGGTACACGAGTTCCGACCGCACGTAGGAGTATGGACAACACTTTCACCAGACCACCTGAATCGTCACACCTCCTTCGAGGAGTACGGGAGGATCAAAGCCAGGCTTTTCCGTCGCCAAACGGAGATAGATTTCGCCGTTGTGCCCGGTGACAACACGTTGATTCGGGGTCTGATAAAGACGCAGGCAAAATATATCTATTTTTCACATCAGAACATCAACATAAATGCAGATCGTATGGTCTGGTGTGACGCAACCGGGGTATACTTAAAAAACGGAGAGGGGGATCGCCGTCTGTGCTCCATAGAACATTACCATCTGCGTGGCGAACACAATCGGCGTAACCTGGCAGCTGCGGTTGCCGCCTGCCTCCCATGGAACATTGCTAACAACTATCTGGAAGAGGCTGTAAGCACTTTTCGACCACTGCCCCATCGCATGGAATGGGTGGCGGAAATCGCCGGGGTGCAATATATCAACAACTCCATGTGCACCAACCTGGAGGCAGTGGAGGAAAGCCTGAAAGCAGTGCCTGCGCCGGTGGTGCTGATTATGGGCGGTGTAGATAAAAGTTACAGTGCTTTCGAAAAACTGGTGCCCCTTTTGCAACAAAAAGCGCGTGCTGTGGTGCTTATCGGCGCAGATGCCATGCGCATAGAGAACCGGTTGCGTGTTGCGGGGTGGGAGCATAACGTCCGGTGTGATAGTCTGGAGGAGGCGGTGCTGTGCGCCCGCGACCTTGCGCATCCGGGGGATTGGGTGATGTTGTCGCCTGGGTGCGCTAGTTTCGATATGTTCACCGGTTTTCAGGAACGCGGGGATACATTTCGCCGCATCGTGCACCAGCTGGAGGGGCGCAATGGGTAA
- the murE gene encoding UDP-N-acetylmuramoyl-L-alanyl-D-glutamate--2,6-diaminopimelate ligase: MPRVLLSKLIESLPEAHLIGAPDVRVWVTDVAYDSRQVKPGALFVAIPGQRYDGHDFVQDALSHGAVAVVVERPVEVASVPVLQVPCAREALALLANRFYGSPSRSLLLVGVTGTNGKTTTTHLIAHLLRANGFRTGTIGTLGAVLDAVGEVPISHTTPESPDIQRVLYTAVQHRVQAVVMEVSSHALHQHRTLGLEFDVAVFTNLTQDHLDYHQTMEEYARSKQRLFVEYPQRSRKRFQAVFNLDDATGRRWYEETIYTRWGYGVSSIDASVRALGVRLFPDAVQMRLATPVGEREVRVPLGGAFQVYNILAAITASFALSLSPEVIFEALGETPQVPGRFEIIPNRRGITVVVDYAHTPDGLENLLRSARALQPRRLITVFGCGGNRDRSKRPRMGAIASELADLCVVTSDNPRHEPPEAIIEEILQGIPRRETVLVEQDRRKAIALAIQHAQPGDMVVIAGKGHETVQIVGEERIPFDDRQVAREILEG, encoded by the coding sequence ATGCCGCGGGTTCTGCTATCCAAGTTAATAGAGTCGCTTCCCGAAGCCCATCTGATAGGTGCACCTGACGTTCGTGTGTGGGTAACGGACGTGGCTTACGACTCGCGTCAGGTGAAGCCAGGGGCACTTTTTGTAGCGATACCCGGACAGCGGTATGATGGGCACGACTTTGTGCAGGACGCACTGTCGCATGGTGCGGTAGCGGTGGTGGTAGAACGCCCTGTGGAGGTTGCTTCGGTGCCCGTGCTGCAGGTACCTTGTGCTCGAGAAGCACTCGCCCTGCTCGCCAACCGATTTTACGGTTCGCCGTCGCGTTCTCTGTTGCTGGTTGGGGTGACCGGAACCAACGGCAAGACCACGACCACACACCTTATCGCCCATCTGTTGCGGGCGAACGGTTTTCGTACGGGTACTATCGGCACGCTGGGGGCAGTACTGGACGCAGTAGGCGAAGTGCCTATATCACATACGACACCAGAATCGCCCGATATCCAGCGTGTGCTTTATACAGCTGTACAGCATAGGGTGCAAGCAGTGGTGATGGAGGTTTCCTCCCATGCGCTGCACCAGCATCGCACGCTGGGACTGGAGTTTGACGTCGCGGTATTTACCAATCTGACCCAGGACCATCTGGACTATCATCAGACGATGGAAGAGTATGCACGAAGCAAACAACGGCTTTTCGTAGAGTATCCGCAGCGCAGCAGGAAGCGATTTCAGGCGGTGTTTAACCTTGACGATGCAACAGGCAGAAGGTGGTACGAGGAAACTATTTATACTCGATGGGGGTATGGGGTATCCAGCATAGACGCTTCTGTGAGAGCTCTGGGGGTACGCTTGTTCCCCGATGCTGTGCAGATGCGCCTGGCAACCCCGGTGGGGGAGCGCGAGGTGCGCGTTCCGTTGGGCGGAGCGTTTCAGGTATACAACATCCTGGCGGCGATCACCGCCTCCTTCGCCTTGTCGCTTTCCCCCGAGGTGATTTTTGAGGCGCTGGGTGAGACGCCGCAGGTGCCTGGGCGATTTGAGATTATCCCCAATCGGCGCGGGATAACGGTTGTCGTGGACTACGCACACACTCCGGATGGGCTGGAAAACCTGTTGCGCTCGGCAAGGGCATTACAGCCCCGACGTCTAATTACTGTATTCGGTTGTGGCGGTAACCGCGACCGCTCCAAACGCCCCAGGATGGGGGCTATTGCCTCCGAACTGGCAGACCTGTGTGTGGTCACATCGGACAACCCGCGTCACGAACCACCTGAAGCGATTATCGAGGAGATTTTGCAGGGCATCCCCCGGCGGGAAACGGTTCTGGTAGAGCAGGATCGGCGCAAAGCGATTGCTCTGGCTATCCAGCACGCGCAGCCGGGAGACATGGTGGTGATTGCGGGCAAGGGACATGAAACCGTACAAATCGTCGGAGAGGAGCGGATCCCCTTTGACGACAGACAGGTTGCACGTGAGATTCTGGAAGGCTGA
- the murF gene encoding UDP-N-acetylmuramoyl-tripeptide--D-alanyl-D-alanine ligase: MEIITLDDIAKAIGGVLSGERKRPVRGISIDSRTVEPDYLFFALPGEHTDGHRYVRMSAERGAAGAVVSQPVDAPKGFPLIYVADTTWALGCFARWYRGLFRIPVVGITGSAGKTTTKEMTAAALSARHNVLKSPQNLNTEIGLPLAIAQLQKHHTVAVLEMAMRGRGQIDWLATIARPTIGVITNIGWAHLGLLGSRDNIALAKSELLHRLPEDGVAVLNADDDYFEFCRRQAPCPVISFGRQRAATVRAVKVRLEQDGRVRCMVRHKREVVPLRVPVPGLHHLSNALAALAVAVALEVPLAEATEGLQQMQAADKRMQIHHTPKQITVLDDTYNANPASVSAALHTLEHMANGCRRVVVLGDMLELGDESPRLHREVGREAARIGADILVAVGEMAEEVVQGAKSTGHAPVCLTFVDSRTAAENVPRYLQPGDVVLVKGSRALQMEMVVKAISEDC; the protein is encoded by the coding sequence ATGGAGATTATTACTCTGGATGATATCGCAAAGGCTATTGGGGGCGTGCTCTCTGGGGAGCGAAAGCGTCCGGTAAGGGGCATCAGCATCGACAGCAGAACTGTTGAGCCAGACTACCTCTTCTTTGCGCTGCCAGGCGAGCATACAGATGGACACCGGTATGTACGCATGAGCGCGGAGCGAGGCGCAGCCGGGGCGGTGGTTTCGCAGCCGGTGGATGCCCCGAAAGGGTTCCCGCTTATCTATGTGGCAGATACCACGTGGGCGCTGGGCTGTTTCGCACGCTGGTATCGGGGTTTGTTCCGTATCCCCGTGGTGGGAATCACAGGAAGCGCAGGCAAAACGACGACGAAAGAGATGACCGCCGCCGCCCTTAGCGCACGCCATAACGTGCTTAAATCGCCCCAGAACCTGAACACCGAAATCGGTTTGCCGCTGGCGATTGCCCAGCTGCAGAAGCACCACACGGTAGCTGTGCTGGAGATGGCGATGCGCGGTAGAGGACAAATCGACTGGCTGGCAACCATCGCTCGCCCCACTATCGGTGTGATTACCAACATCGGTTGGGCACATCTGGGGCTACTTGGCTCACGGGATAACATCGCTCTGGCAAAGTCCGAGCTGCTGCACCGCCTGCCCGAGGACGGGGTGGCTGTGTTGAACGCAGATGACGATTATTTTGAGTTCTGTCGTCGGCAGGCACCTTGCCCGGTTATCTCCTTTGGGCGGCAACGCGCGGCAACGGTGCGTGCGGTGAAGGTGCGGTTGGAGCAAGACGGCAGGGTACGATGTATGGTGCGCCACAAGCGGGAGGTCGTTCCTCTGCGGGTTCCTGTGCCCGGCTTACATCATCTCAGCAACGCGCTGGCGGCTCTGGCGGTGGCGGTCGCACTGGAGGTTCCGCTTGCAGAAGCTACGGAAGGTCTACAGCAGATGCAGGCAGCGGATAAGCGTATGCAGATTCATCATACCCCGAAGCAAATCACTGTGCTGGACGACACCTACAATGCTAACCCTGCTTCGGTGAGCGCGGCGTTGCATACGCTGGAGCACATGGCAAACGGCTGCAGGCGCGTGGTGGTGCTGGGAGATATGCTTGAGCTGGGCGATGAGTCGCCTCGGCTGCATCGTGAGGTCGGGCGAGAGGCGGCGCGAATCGGCGCGGATATACTGGTTGCAGTCGGTGAAATGGCGGAAGAGGTGGTGCAGGGCGCGAAGAGCACAGGTCACGCTCCAGTATGCCTGACCTTTGTGGATAGTCGCACTGCAGCAGAGAACGTTCCTCGCTACCTGCAACCCGGCGACGTGGTGCTGGTCAAGGGGTCGCGTGCATTGCAGATGGAAATGGTTGTCAAAGCTATTTCCGAGGACTGTTGA
- a CDS encoding stage V sporulation protein D, translating to MAVRRQGRRFSLEDAQWRLLLTGWIVTLLFFGAWARLLYLQTAKADALRTQAQRYGGLRKRAWTVYGMRGAIKDRLGNVLAMDVMSLSIYIRPKAISDVEQTSRQLGAVLGTPASDIERQILRWKRLVETAEQKDSSTRRDETRKSVPRSFSLQRQLVGEKARRLKEAIARERQRLSEENEQLASSHAGADVRLTSWLDGVDVVEEPCRRYPYGAIASALIGFTSLDEKGLAGIEHLFEGTLGARHGRVEGVLGARGQIVAGTRTVRVPARNGNDVQLTIDANIQNIAEECLQEVMQKHQPAGACAVVMDVRTGDLLAVASMPRIDLNNWRQELKRYGLGVMRNMATTFLFEPGSTFKPITIAAAMQVGLVGDNSRFYCKGSLKIGRHTIHCARHGGSRAHGQQSLKEVVAHSCNIATAQVGMKLGAHALYEAVQRFGLLEKPVAGSLRGRLEKPGDWAKIRLANVAFGQGVQVTPLGLAAAYAAIANDGVYVKPRLLLNEPTETRVVLSPEVARHMREYLKAVVDEGTGKLADVRGYAVAGKTGTAQKVDPGRRGYASGKYVASFVGFAPADAPRIVVLVAVDEPRNGYFGGAVAAPAFARITERVLAYLGVPAMPDKQKHVSLSSR from the coding sequence ATGGCTGTGCGTCGACAAGGGCGTCGGTTTTCTCTTGAGGACGCTCAGTGGAGATTGTTGCTGACCGGGTGGATAGTTACTCTACTTTTCTTCGGGGCGTGGGCGCGCTTGCTGTATCTGCAGACAGCCAAAGCAGATGCTTTGCGCACACAGGCACAGAGGTACGGAGGGCTGCGTAAGCGCGCATGGACGGTCTACGGGATGCGAGGAGCCATCAAGGACCGTCTGGGCAATGTGCTGGCAATGGACGTGATGTCCCTTTCTATCTACATCCGTCCTAAAGCGATCTCTGACGTGGAGCAGACATCCCGGCAGTTGGGCGCAGTGCTGGGCACGCCCGCTTCGGATATCGAGAGGCAGATTCTCCGGTGGAAAAGGCTTGTCGAGACGGCAGAGCAGAAAGATTCTTCAACACGACGTGATGAGACACGAAAGAGTGTCCCTCGCTCGTTCTCCCTGCAGAGGCAGCTGGTGGGCGAGAAAGCAAGGCGGTTGAAGGAAGCGATTGCTCGAGAGAGACAGCGCCTCAGTGAAGAGAACGAACAGCTTGCAAGTTCGCACGCAGGCGCAGATGTTCGGCTCACATCATGGCTGGATGGAGTGGATGTGGTGGAAGAACCGTGTCGTCGGTATCCATATGGAGCGATTGCTTCTGCTCTCATCGGTTTCACCAGCTTAGACGAGAAGGGCTTAGCAGGTATCGAGCATCTTTTTGAAGGAACGCTTGGCGCCAGGCACGGTCGGGTAGAGGGGGTGCTAGGGGCGAGAGGGCAGATAGTTGCCGGCACGCGGACAGTGCGGGTTCCAGCAAGAAACGGCAACGACGTGCAGCTGACCATCGATGCGAATATCCAGAACATCGCCGAAGAGTGCTTGCAAGAAGTGATGCAAAAGCACCAGCCAGCTGGTGCGTGCGCTGTGGTGATGGACGTGCGCACCGGAGATCTACTTGCAGTAGCCAGTATGCCACGTATTGACCTGAATAACTGGCGACAGGAGTTGAAGCGATACGGATTGGGTGTGATGCGCAACATGGCAACCACGTTTCTGTTTGAACCCGGATCCACGTTCAAGCCTATCACCATCGCGGCGGCAATGCAGGTTGGGTTAGTGGGAGATAACAGCCGTTTTTATTGTAAGGGTTCGTTGAAAATCGGTAGGCATACCATCCATTGTGCCCGACACGGTGGTTCGCGGGCGCACGGGCAGCAGAGCCTGAAAGAGGTGGTTGCCCACTCTTGCAACATCGCAACTGCCCAGGTTGGCATGAAGCTGGGGGCGCATGCTCTGTATGAAGCGGTGCAACGGTTCGGGTTGTTGGAGAAACCGGTAGCGGGCAGCTTGAGAGGCAGACTGGAAAAACCGGGCGATTGGGCGAAGATACGGCTGGCAAACGTCGCCTTTGGGCAGGGAGTTCAGGTAACGCCACTGGGGCTAGCAGCTGCCTACGCGGCGATAGCTAACGACGGCGTGTACGTGAAGCCCCGACTTCTGCTGAACGAGCCAACGGAAACGCGCGTCGTGCTGTCGCCGGAGGTTGCGCGTCACATGCGCGAGTACCTGAAGGCGGTCGTAGATGAGGGCACGGGTAAGCTTGCAGATGTGAGGGGATACGCGGTGGCAGGTAAAACGGGCACCGCCCAGAAAGTGGACCCGGGCAGGCGAGGGTACGCATCTGGTAAATACGTGGCGTCCTTCGTGGGCTTTGCGCCCGCCGATGCACCGCGTATCGTAGTGCTGGTAGCAGTGGACGAGCCACGTAACGGTTACTTTGGAGGCGCCGTAGCTGCACCCGCCTTTGCCAGAATCACCGAGCGAGTACTGGCGTACCTGGGCGTCCCTGCTATGCCCGATAAGCAAAAGCACGTATCGCTTTCCAGTCGCTAA
- the mraY gene encoding phospho-N-acetylmuramoyl-pentapeptide-transferase encodes MLWFWVAFVIALIVVLAMGEPTLRALVAIRAGQAIREDAPERHRTKAGTPTMGGILIVTGLVAGVLLSLGAQSALSQQTLTKAWDPAVFCTTVLAFAGIGLLDDYLIIRRGKNLGLKARQKLLMQCAVAAAFVAYLALNAEPGITTALQVGEWRLDAGAWYYPLAVLFIVALSNAVNLADGLDGLAAGLSLIAASALGSISGLRESSWVLQGAGALGGACAGFLNFNRYPARVFMGDTGSLALGAALALVALFAKVELVALVVLLVFWIEMLSVILQVISFQATGKRIFRMSPLHHHFELLGMHETRVVMVFWIAGIISAVAGYLIAWMNA; translated from the coding sequence ATGCTCTGGTTCTGGGTGGCGTTTGTGATAGCGCTGATTGTGGTGCTAGCAATGGGGGAGCCCACCCTGCGCGCGCTTGTTGCCATCAGGGCTGGGCAGGCTATTCGGGAAGATGCCCCAGAGCGCCACCGCACCAAAGCGGGCACGCCCACAATGGGAGGAATATTGATAGTAACGGGATTGGTGGCGGGCGTGCTGCTTTCGCTGGGAGCGCAGTCAGCTTTGTCTCAGCAAACGCTCACCAAAGCGTGGGACCCAGCGGTTTTTTGCACCACCGTGCTGGCGTTCGCGGGCATCGGTTTGCTGGACGACTATCTGATTATCCGGCGCGGTAAGAATCTGGGCTTGAAGGCACGCCAGAAGCTGCTTATGCAGTGCGCGGTTGCTGCGGCATTTGTGGCGTACCTCGCTCTGAACGCGGAGCCGGGTATTACCACCGCCTTGCAGGTAGGCGAGTGGCGTCTGGATGCGGGCGCGTGGTACTACCCGTTGGCGGTGCTTTTTATCGTTGCGTTGTCTAACGCGGTGAACCTCGCCGACGGACTGGATGGGCTGGCAGCGGGGTTGTCGCTTATAGCGGCGTCCGCCCTGGGCAGCATCAGCGGCTTGCGAGAGAGTTCCTGGGTGCTGCAGGGCGCAGGTGCGTTGGGTGGAGCTTGCGCCGGTTTCTTGAACTTTAACCGCTACCCGGCGCGGGTGTTCATGGGAGATACTGGCTCGCTGGCGCTGGGGGCAGCTCTTGCGTTGGTCGCTCTGTTTGCCAAAGTGGAATTGGTTGCGCTGGTGGTTCTACTGGTCTTCTGGATAGAGATGCTATCGGTGATACTACAGGTGATTTCTTTCCAGGCGACGGGGAAACGGATATTCCGTATGTCGCCGCTGCACCATCACTTCGAGTTGCTGGGGATGCACGAAACGCGCGTAGTAATGGTGTTTTGGATAGCAGGTATTATCAGCGCGGTAGCAGGTTACCTTATCGCGTGGATGAACGCATGA
- the ftsW gene encoding stage V sporulation protein E: protein MGNTQRAKDDRLLAWTVLVLVTVGLIVVYDASFPVSGFWQIIKQSGWAVVGLLAYMVGRRLSLIALYRGIPWIALLTLLLMLATRYSPWGVQRNGAFRWLKIAQIGPVEITLQPAEFGKIVLVVLLARLLCHKNLVSACKPFKEYRLPWVLAFLSILAAAGVVVGVQRDLGTALVFVGIGVAMLFTAGLPFRSVMMLTAMLAIAGVALIFHEPYRWQRVVAFTQPFAYMNTSGYQLAHSLMGIGSGGIWGTGFGLGRAKEFLPAAETDFVFTTIAEETGVLGSTAVIVLLALVLWRILLIAYRTEAMFPLLLVGGIGTMIALQSLLNLYVVTGSVPTTGVPLPFISYGGSSLVSLLFSIGLVQKVSCNPMMERVKEASYARVAGRRGDRGASVSRREYRRGVA from the coding sequence ATGGGTAACACACAACGGGCTAAGGATGATAGACTGCTTGCATGGACGGTGCTCGTGCTGGTCACTGTCGGATTGATTGTAGTATATGACGCCAGTTTCCCTGTATCAGGCTTCTGGCAGATTATCAAGCAGTCTGGATGGGCAGTGGTTGGCTTGCTGGCTTATATGGTGGGTAGGCGTCTTTCTCTAATCGCGCTGTATCGGGGGATACCCTGGATAGCTCTTCTCACGCTGTTGCTTATGCTGGCGACGAGGTATTCACCTTGGGGAGTGCAGAGAAACGGGGCATTCCGCTGGCTCAAGATAGCACAAATAGGACCTGTAGAAATCACCTTGCAGCCTGCAGAGTTCGGCAAGATTGTGCTGGTTGTACTGCTGGCGCGGTTGCTGTGCCACAAGAACCTGGTGTCCGCTTGCAAGCCCTTTAAAGAATACCGCCTGCCCTGGGTGCTGGCTTTTTTAAGCATCCTCGCGGCGGCTGGGGTGGTAGTCGGTGTGCAAAGGGATCTGGGTACTGCGCTCGTGTTTGTCGGCATTGGGGTTGCGATGCTGTTCACTGCTGGCTTGCCGTTTCGCTCAGTGATGATGCTGACGGCAATGCTGGCGATAGCTGGCGTTGCGCTAATCTTTCACGAGCCGTATCGGTGGCAGCGCGTGGTTGCTTTCACCCAGCCGTTCGCGTATATGAATACCTCTGGCTATCAGCTTGCCCACTCGCTTATGGGTATTGGTAGCGGAGGTATCTGGGGAACAGGATTTGGACTGGGACGTGCGAAGGAGTTCCTGCCGGCGGCGGAAACCGATTTTGTATTCACCACAATAGCGGAAGAGACCGGTGTGTTAGGGAGCACCGCCGTCATCGTGCTACTGGCGCTGGTACTGTGGCGGATATTGCTGATTGCCTACAGGACAGAGGCAATGTTTCCTTTGTTGTTGGTAGGCGGTATCGGCACAATGATTGCGTTGCAAAGCCTGTTGAACCTTTACGTAGTAACCGGCTCAGTGCCAACAACAGGCGTGCCATTGCCTTTCATCAGCTACGGTGGGTCGTCGCTGGTCAGCCTACTATTCAGTATAGGTTTAGTGCAAAAAGTTTCTTGTAATCCGATGATGGAGCGCGTCAAAGAGGCATCTTATGCGCGTGTTGCTGGTAGGCGGGGGGACAGGGGGGCATCTGTTTCCCGCCGTGAGTATCGCCGAGGCGTTGCGTGA